In Candidatus Eisenbacteria bacterium, a single genomic region encodes these proteins:
- a CDS encoding DUF1508 domain-containing protein: protein MSFEIYVDRSNQWRWRMFANNNRIIGDSGEAYHNRTDCEAMVDWIKRNALTAQVRVKMTS from the coding sequence ATGTCGTTCGAGATTTACGTCGATCGCTCGAATCAGTGGCGGTGGCGCATGTTCGCCAACAACAACCGGATCATCGGTGACAGTGGCGAGGCGTACCACAATCGCACCGATTGCGAAGCGATGGTTGACTGGATCAAGAGGAACGCCCTGACTGCTCAGGTCCGTGTGAAGATGACGAGCTAG